One segment of Burkholderia multivorans ATCC BAA-247 DNA contains the following:
- the vapB gene encoding type II toxin-antitoxin system VapB family antitoxin, which yields MHTTRVFRNGNSQAVRIPADLAYERSDIELEIERVGDEIRIRPARRPLTGVLGKFAKFGPDFMAEGRGDQEQAEREGW from the coding sequence ATGCATACCACCCGGGTCTTCCGGAATGGCAACTCGCAGGCGGTGCGGATTCCTGCGGATCTTGCTTATGAGCGCAGCGATATCGAACTCGAAATCGAGCGTGTCGGTGACGAAATTCGCATCCGGCCTGCGCGGCGGCCGCTGACCGGCGTGCTCGGCAAGTTCGCGAAATTCGGGCCCGATTTCATGGCCGAGGGGCGCGGCGATCAGGAACAGGCCGAGCGCGAGGGTTGGTGA
- a CDS encoding type II toxin-antitoxin system VapC family toxin — protein MPRYMLDTNMCIYLMKNQPEQVARRFAQCYTGDVVMSAITYAELEYGVTLCTNPARERRNLAALIEDIPVAPFDVAAAQAYGPIREATRERKKDHLDKLIGAHAVSLDVVLVTNNERDFASYPGLRLENWLIG, from the coding sequence ATGCCGCGCTACATGCTCGACACCAACATGTGCATCTATCTGATGAAGAACCAGCCGGAGCAGGTCGCGCGGCGTTTCGCGCAGTGCTACACGGGGGACGTCGTCATGTCGGCGATCACCTATGCGGAACTCGAGTACGGCGTGACGCTATGCACCAATCCTGCCCGCGAACGCCGCAATCTCGCCGCGCTGATCGAGGATATCCCGGTGGCGCCGTTCGACGTTGCGGCTGCGCAGGCATACGGCCCCATTCGAGAGGCGACGCGCGAACGCAAGAAGGATCATCTCGACAAGCTGATCGGCGCGCACGCCGTATCGCTCGACGTCGTGCTGGTGACCAACAACGAGCGTGATTTCGCGAGTTATCCGGGCTTGAGGCTGGAGAACTGGCTGATCGGCTAG
- a CDS encoding L-serine ammonia-lyase, whose product MAVSVFDLFKIGIGPSSSHTVGPMRAALMFVQGLERDGLLDATAHVKVELYGSLGATGKGHGTDRGVMLGLLGDAPDTVDPDTIGARLEQVRTSKQLALLGKHPVPFVLKENIAFYRQALPEHPNGMKLRASDANGAVLAERTYLSVGGGFVVTAGAPNTKVLSAAEQMTHPFRTGAELLALTESTGKSIAQLMWENERAWHTEQETRDGLLKIWAVMQSCVSRGCGIGNPDAEGNLPGPFQVKRRAPQLYRALTGNPERALQDPLSMVDWINLYAIAVNEENAAGGRVVTAPTNGAAGIIPAVLHYYTRFTPGANEQGVIDFLLTAAAIGILYKLNASISGAEVGCQGEVGVACSMAAGALAAVLGGTPRQVENAAEIGMEHNLGLTCDPVGGMVQIPCIERNAMASVKAVNAARMALRGDGSHYVSLDSVIKTMRETGADMKTKYKETSRGGLAVNIVEC is encoded by the coding sequence ATGGCAGTCAGCGTGTTTGACCTCTTCAAGATCGGCATCGGGCCGTCCAGTTCGCATACGGTCGGACCGATGCGCGCAGCGCTGATGTTCGTCCAGGGCCTCGAGCGCGACGGACTGCTCGACGCGACTGCGCACGTGAAGGTCGAGCTGTACGGTTCGCTCGGCGCGACCGGCAAGGGTCACGGCACCGACCGCGGCGTGATGCTCGGCCTGCTCGGCGACGCGCCCGACACCGTCGATCCGGACACGATCGGCGCACGGCTCGAGCAGGTGCGCACGTCGAAGCAGCTCGCGCTGCTCGGCAAGCACCCGGTGCCGTTCGTGCTGAAGGAGAACATCGCGTTCTACCGGCAGGCGCTGCCCGAACACCCGAACGGGATGAAGCTGCGCGCGTCCGACGCGAACGGCGCGGTGCTCGCCGAGCGCACGTATCTGTCGGTCGGCGGCGGCTTTGTCGTGACGGCCGGTGCACCGAACACGAAGGTGCTGAGCGCGGCCGAACAGATGACGCATCCGTTCCGCACCGGCGCCGAGCTGCTCGCGCTGACCGAGTCGACCGGCAAGTCGATCGCGCAGCTGATGTGGGAAAACGAGCGTGCGTGGCATACCGAGCAGGAGACGCGCGACGGCCTGCTGAAGATCTGGGCCGTGATGCAGTCGTGCGTGTCGCGCGGCTGCGGCATCGGCAACCCGGACGCCGAAGGCAACCTGCCGGGCCCGTTCCAGGTGAAGCGTCGCGCGCCGCAGCTGTACCGCGCGCTGACCGGCAACCCGGAGCGTGCGCTGCAGGATCCGCTGTCGATGGTCGACTGGATCAACCTGTATGCGATCGCGGTGAACGAGGAAAACGCGGCAGGCGGGCGCGTCGTCACCGCGCCGACCAACGGCGCGGCCGGCATCATCCCCGCCGTACTGCATTACTACACGCGCTTCACGCCGGGCGCGAACGAACAGGGCGTGATCGACTTCCTGCTGACGGCCGCCGCGATCGGCATTCTGTACAAGCTCAACGCGTCGATTTCGGGCGCGGAAGTCGGCTGTCAGGGCGAAGTCGGCGTCGCCTGCTCGATGGCGGCCGGCGCGCTCGCGGCGGTGCTCGGCGGCACGCCGCGCCAGGTCGAGAATGCGGCCGAGATCGGCATGGAACACAACCTCGGCCTCACGTGCGACCCGGTCGGCGGGATGGTGCAGATTCCGTGCATCGAGCGCAACGCGATGGCATCGGTGAAGGCCGTCAACGCGGCGCGCATGGCGCTGCGCGGCGACGGCTCGCACTATGTGTCGCTCGACTCGGTGATCAAGACGATGCGCGAAACCGGCGCCGACATGAAGACGAAGTACAAGGAAACGTCGCGCGGCGGGCTGGCCGTGAACATCGTGGAGTGCTGA
- a CDS encoding alginate lyase family protein gives MVRPMFPGHDATQTQRRMRAGRFVPTLAASLSLAAAGFGAAGSAHAAMNFCAAPALQASETTHAEPGVQALIRSVDARIGEQPHAMARVHTEGTLPHEGIYDQSVEALKDMDLMRDAALAWRVTNTPRYLQLVDRFLSAWVSTYQPSFNPIDETRFESLILAYDMTASALPVKTRNATSAFIAKLGAGYVAQIDAQKRPLTGIWRNNWQSHRIKLIALSAFTLGDRKMMNAAQRLFAEHLADNIGPDGATSDFGERDALHYAVYDLQPLVTAALAARRFNRNWLRERGTNGATLAAALDWLVPYALGEKTHEEFVHSTVPFDAKRREAGLPGYTGQWDPKNATELFHLAARLDGRYARVAQQLSPTPPAWLAACLPLQAR, from the coding sequence ATGGTGCGTCCGATGTTTCCGGGCCACGACGCGACGCAGACGCAGCGCCGCATGCGCGCCGGCCGCTTCGTGCCGACGCTCGCCGCGTCGCTGTCGCTTGCCGCTGCCGGCTTCGGCGCGGCCGGCAGCGCGCACGCGGCGATGAATTTCTGCGCGGCGCCTGCCCTGCAGGCGAGCGAGACGACGCATGCCGAACCGGGCGTGCAGGCGCTGATCCGCAGCGTCGACGCGCGCATCGGCGAGCAGCCGCACGCGATGGCGCGCGTGCACACCGAAGGCACGCTGCCGCACGAGGGGATCTACGATCAGAGTGTCGAAGCACTGAAGGACATGGATCTGATGCGCGACGCCGCGCTCGCCTGGCGCGTGACGAATACGCCGCGGTATCTGCAGCTCGTTGACCGGTTCCTGTCCGCGTGGGTTTCGACGTATCAACCGAGTTTCAATCCGATCGACGAGACGCGCTTCGAGAGTCTGATCCTCGCGTACGACATGACCGCGAGCGCGCTGCCGGTGAAGACGCGCAACGCGACGTCGGCGTTCATCGCGAAGCTCGGCGCCGGCTATGTCGCGCAGATCGACGCGCAGAAGCGGCCGCTCACCGGCATCTGGCGCAACAACTGGCAGAGTCATCGGATCAAGCTGATCGCGCTGTCCGCGTTCACGCTCGGCGACCGGAAGATGATGAACGCCGCGCAGCGGCTGTTCGCCGAGCATCTGGCCGACAACATCGGCCCGGACGGCGCGACCTCGGATTTCGGCGAACGCGATGCGCTGCACTATGCGGTCTACGATCTGCAGCCGCTCGTCACGGCCGCGCTGGCCGCGCGCCGCTTCAACCGCAACTGGCTGCGCGAGCGCGGAACGAACGGCGCGACGCTCGCCGCGGCGCTCGACTGGCTCGTACCGTACGCGCTCGGCGAGAAGACGCACGAAGAATTCGTGCATTCGACGGTACCGTTCGATGCGAAGCGTCGCGAGGCCGGCTTGCCGGGCTATACGGGGCAGTGGGACCCGAAAAACGCCACCGAACTGTTTCATCTCGCTGCGCGGCTCGACGGACGCTACGCCCGCGTCGCGCAGCAGCTTTCTCCAACGCCGCCCGCATGGCTCGCCGCGTGCCTGCCGTTGCAGGCGCGCTAG